The following DNA comes from Treponema sp. J25.
AGAACGGGAGGCGGAAGCCTACGATGAACGGCGGGTCATAGAGAATATCATCCCTAAAGGGATGGCTACTATTGTGGCCCACCTGAAACATTTACACCATCATGGCCAGGAAAGCTGGTATCGACAGGCCCTGGCCATACTTGCTGAAAAGGGCATTTCTGTGCCAGAAGAAGTGCGGTCCCTGTCGACATCATCAGACCATGCTGTTTCTGACGAATCAAAAGAAGAGAAGCATAGGGCCACCGGAATTTTTAAAGAAAGGGGGCCTTCAGTATATCGGCAGGGAACGACTTCTATCCCGGCGGATACGCGGGGCAACGAACAGGGGGAGATAAGAACAGGGTGCCCGGGACTTCAAGCAAGAGGATGGAAAGGTCCTTCTACTGCAGTTCCTTCTCTGTCGGAGAAAGGGGATACGCCAGTCTTTCCTGAGGCCCAGGGATTGTCCTTCTCCTATGCTTCTCGCCTGGAACAATGGCCTATCCAGCTTCATCTTATTAATCCCCGGGCTCCGTATTTCCAGGGATCATCGCTTCTTATTGCCGCCAGTTGTACCGCCTTTGCCTGTGGAGCTTTTCATCCGGCCCTGCTTGCGGGGAAAAAACTGGTCATTGCCTGCCCTAAACTGGATGCAAACAAAGAAGTCTATGTGGATAAGATTGCGGCTCTTATCGATGAAAGCCAGGTAGCCCATATCACGGTGGCAATTATGGAGGTGCCCTGCTGTGGGGGGCTTTCTGTGTTAGTCCAGCAGGCCCTTTCTCGGACAAAACGCAAGGTCCCCGTTTCTACGGTAGTGATCGGAATCCAGGATGGAAGCCTTACCTGGAGATAAAACAATTTTAGGAGGAACACTATGTTTTGTTATCAATGTCAGGAGGCCATGAACGGTACGGGGTGTGCGGTTGCAAAAGGGGTCTGTGGGAAAGACAGTCAAACCTCGGATCTCCAGGATCTTTTGATACATACCCTGAAAGGAATTGGCGTATGGGCTAGTTTTGCCCGGGCGGTGGGAAAGCC
Coding sequences within:
- a CDS encoding 4Fe-4S binding protein; its protein translation is MAKRTVIEINEDLCNGCGLCAEGCPEGALQIIEGKARLVGESLCDGLGACIGECPQGAISRIEREAEAYDERRVIENIIPKGMATIVAHLKHLHHHGQESWYRQALAILAEKGISVPEEVRSLSTSSDHAVSDESKEEKHRATGIFKERGPSVYRQGTTSIPADTRGNEQGEIRTGCPGLQARGWKGPSTAVPSLSEKGDTPVFPEAQGLSFSYASRLEQWPIQLHLINPRAPYFQGSSLLIAASCTAFACGAFHPALLAGKKLVIACPKLDANKEVYVDKIAALIDESQVAHITVAIMEVPCCGGLSVLVQQALSRTKRKVPVSTVVIGIQDGSLTWR